From a single Planctellipticum variicoloris genomic region:
- a CDS encoding AAA family ATPase encodes MSDAHSLIAALERNISSAVLGKPEPIQLTLVALLAEGHILVEDVPGVGKTSLAKSIARSINCDFKRLQFTPDMLPSDILGSSVYLPNLGDFEFRRGPIFTHVLLADEINRTTPRTQSALLEAMSEGQVSIEGQTHQLEAPFFVLATQNPFEYEGTYPLPENQLDRFMLCVELGYPARDVERAVLTQHRSGEPVDKLQPVISLEQLRGLQQQAREVRVDDSINDYLLDIVAATRSHEQLQLGVSTRGALTLYRACQSLALILGRNFVVPDDVKRLAVPVLAHRVVCRGVLREGQRQRAQLAIRQILGKIPVPA; translated from the coding sequence GTGTCGGACGCGCACTCGTTGATCGCAGCGTTGGAACGCAATATCAGCTCGGCGGTTCTGGGAAAGCCGGAACCCATTCAACTGACGCTGGTCGCACTGCTCGCCGAGGGGCACATTCTGGTTGAGGACGTCCCGGGGGTGGGGAAAACGTCGCTGGCCAAATCGATCGCCCGGAGCATCAACTGCGATTTCAAGCGGCTGCAGTTCACGCCGGACATGCTCCCCAGCGACATTCTGGGATCGAGCGTCTACCTGCCGAATCTGGGGGACTTTGAGTTTCGCCGGGGACCGATCTTCACCCACGTCCTGCTGGCGGACGAGATCAATCGGACGACTCCGCGAACCCAGAGCGCTCTGCTGGAGGCGATGAGCGAAGGGCAGGTCTCCATCGAAGGGCAGACGCACCAGCTCGAGGCCCCGTTCTTCGTGCTGGCGACGCAGAACCCGTTCGAATATGAGGGGACGTATCCGCTGCCCGAGAATCAGCTCGATCGATTCATGCTCTGCGTCGAACTGGGATACCCGGCTCGCGACGTCGAGCGAGCGGTACTTACTCAGCACCGCTCGGGCGAGCCTGTCGACAAGCTGCAGCCGGTGATCAGTCTGGAGCAGTTGCGCGGTCTGCAGCAGCAGGCGCGCGAGGTTCGCGTTGACGATTCCATCAACGACTATCTGCTCGACATTGTCGCCGCCACACGATCGCACGAGCAGTTGCAGCTTGGCGTCAGCACCCGCGGCGCCCTGACGCTGTATCGCGCCTGCCAGAGCCTGGCCCTGATTCTCGGGCGGAATTTTGTCGTCCCGGATGATGTGAAACGTCTGGCGGTGCCGGTCCTCGCGCACCGCGTCGTCTGTCGGGGCGTGCTGCGTGAAGGGCAGCGGCAGCGGGCTCAGCTCGCGATCCGCCAGATCCTGGGTAAGATTCCGGTCCCTGCATAG
- a CDS encoding bestrophin family protein codes for MTKYDPHRWTDHLFDVEGSMVREILGRVSLCVLWSVIVVSLHMLLPEGWFDLAVPETAHALIGAALGLLLVFRTNASYDRFWEGRKFWGGIVNETRNLARLSSTWIVGRPDLARQILLWTIAFPWSAMYRLRGSRELGNLRDELPPDQVAAVVAADHVPLAVARRITALIEDARADGAISDIQQSQIDQNVQLLIDYLGGCERIRSTPLPFAYAVHLRRALMAYCFTLPLALVSQFGWDTIIVTLLLAYVLFGIEEIGVEIEDPFGTDDNDLPLDEICRNIEGNLRDILPRT; via the coding sequence ATGACGAAATACGACCCCCACCGGTGGACCGACCATCTGTTTGACGTCGAAGGCTCGATGGTCCGGGAGATCCTCGGCCGGGTAAGCCTGTGCGTGCTCTGGTCTGTGATCGTCGTCAGCCTGCATATGCTGCTGCCGGAGGGGTGGTTCGACCTGGCGGTGCCGGAGACGGCCCACGCGCTGATCGGAGCGGCTCTGGGATTGCTGCTGGTTTTCCGCACGAATGCGTCGTACGACCGGTTCTGGGAGGGTCGTAAGTTCTGGGGCGGAATCGTCAACGAGACCCGCAATCTTGCCCGCCTCTCCTCGACCTGGATCGTCGGACGGCCCGATCTCGCCCGCCAGATCCTGCTGTGGACGATCGCATTTCCCTGGTCTGCCATGTACCGGTTGCGAGGAAGTCGCGAACTGGGGAATCTGCGGGACGAATTGCCGCCCGATCAAGTCGCCGCAGTTGTTGCGGCCGATCACGTGCCGCTGGCAGTCGCCCGTCGGATCACCGCACTGATCGAAGACGCTCGGGCGGATGGTGCGATCAGCGATATCCAGCAGTCGCAGATCGATCAGAACGTCCAACTGCTGATCGACTATCTGGGGGGGTGTGAGCGAATCCGGTCCACCCCGCTGCCGTTTGCTTACGCGGTGCATCTCCGTCGGGCGTTGATGGCGTATTGTTTTACGTTGCCGCTGGCGCTCGTCAGCCAGTTTGGCTGGGATACGATCATTGTAACGCTGCTTCTGGCCTACGTGCTGTTTGGAATCGAAGAGATCGGCGTGGAAATTGAGGATCCGTTCGGCACGGACGACAACGATCTGCCGCTCGACGAGATTTGTCGGAATATCGAGGGGAATCTGCGGGACATTCTTCCTCGGACGTGA
- a CDS encoding PSP1 domain-containing protein, protein MDTPASEQSYVVRYGNTRIVGEFAARGLGMLPRGASVIIRSDRGAEWGTVLCPATEQTRTYLGGKFEHGRVLRIATPEDEVQRDRVADLERDEFAACRDLVKERNLQMQLVDVEHIFGGERLVFYYVAEQRIDFRELVKALAKTLQIRIEMRQMGVRDEAKLLADYGDCGKPVCCNTFLREMPPVSMKMAKLQKATLDPNKISGRCGRLKCCLRYEYDTYEDHRKELPPVGATVLTKQGTGRVVGQELLAKKLMVAYEGSRYILTSFDDVITVVSTRSGGSQNPPRQAGEGERSGDQPSEPREARPPRRENGDGPRPPGPEGQRDRAGGRPPRPRPPRRNEEPRTEGEAPVQQQAPPGLAADSSPPQPSPPPSPPEPEDDFGVMPE, encoded by the coding sequence ATGGATACACCCGCGTCTGAACAGTCCTACGTTGTGCGCTACGGCAATACCCGGATTGTCGGAGAATTTGCAGCCCGCGGTCTGGGGATGCTCCCCCGCGGTGCGTCCGTCATCATTCGCAGCGATCGCGGCGCCGAATGGGGCACGGTCCTCTGCCCCGCGACCGAGCAGACGCGAACGTATCTGGGGGGCAAATTCGAACACGGTCGCGTCCTGCGCATTGCCACGCCCGAGGACGAAGTTCAGCGGGATCGCGTCGCCGATCTCGAACGGGACGAATTCGCGGCCTGCCGCGACCTCGTCAAAGAACGCAACCTGCAGATGCAGCTCGTCGACGTCGAACATATCTTCGGCGGCGAACGGCTGGTCTTTTACTACGTTGCCGAACAACGCATCGACTTCCGCGAGCTCGTGAAGGCTCTGGCCAAGACTCTGCAGATTCGGATTGAAATGCGGCAGATGGGCGTCCGCGACGAAGCCAAACTGCTCGCCGACTACGGGGACTGCGGCAAACCGGTCTGCTGCAATACCTTCCTGCGCGAAATGCCGCCTGTCTCGATGAAAATGGCCAAGCTGCAGAAGGCCACGCTCGACCCGAACAAGATCTCCGGCCGCTGCGGCCGCCTGAAATGCTGCCTGCGCTACGAATACGACACCTACGAAGATCATCGCAAGGAATTGCCCCCCGTCGGCGCGACCGTGCTCACCAAGCAGGGAACCGGTCGCGTGGTCGGCCAGGAACTACTCGCGAAAAAGCTGATGGTCGCCTACGAAGGGTCCCGCTACATCCTCACCAGTTTCGACGACGTAATCACGGTCGTCAGCACCCGGTCGGGCGGTTCGCAGAATCCGCCGCGTCAGGCCGGTGAAGGCGAACGCTCCGGTGATCAGCCCTCCGAGCCGCGCGAGGCTCGACCGCCGCGCCGCGAGAATGGCGACGGCCCGCGGCCGCCAGGCCCCGAAGGCCAGCGCGATCGCGCCGGCGGTCGTCCCCCCAGACCCCGTCCGCCGCGACGGAATGAGGAGCCTCGAACGGAAGGGGAAGCCCCGGTGCAACAACAAGCGCCGCCAGGATTGGCTGCGGACTCATCTCCCCCGCAGCCATCGCCCCCCCCTTCGCCCCCCGAACCCGAAGACGACTTCGGCGTGATGCCGGAATAG